GTATGCTTTTGTATTATAGGATATAAAAGCTACCCCCCATCTATGGAATGCTAAGCTGACATCCAAGACAATCAAAGCCTCCTGTATCCAATATCCCACTATTTTTTGGTTgtaccaaaaaaataaacaaccagcaAATGATTTCACCTCTTAAAAAGAgcatttacacttaaaaaatggaATGAGGTGGGattccctcctttttaaaaatgtttccagagCTACTAAAAAACTTGCATTTACAAAATAGTTCATAAAAATATTCCTCTGGATTGTACAAGAAGGGAAACAGGGACCACTGACAGGACTGAGTGTGTGGTTATTAATCAgacttggcttctttctcttctgcttcatCAGAGGCTGGGCTCTCCTCGTTTTTAGTCTCTCCATTTTCTGCAGGCAAGTCTTCTTTAGTTTCTTGGTTGGCCACTTCCGCCTGTTTtccctttgctcctcttttcccttttgtttgcaCTTTTTTGTCTGAAGATTTATCCTTTCCCGCCGCCTTTTTTGGCTTCGTTTCCACTTTCGCGGGAG
This window of the Dama dama isolate Ldn47 chromosome 19, ASM3311817v1, whole genome shotgun sequence genome carries:
- the LOC133073695 gene encoding non-histone chromosomal protein HMG-14-like — protein: MPKRRVRSAEGAAKEEPRRRSARLSAKPAPAKVETKPKKAAGKDKSSDKKVQTKGKRGAKGKQAEVANQETKEDLPAENGETKNEESPASDEAEEKEAKSD